From the Pyrenophora tritici-repentis strain M4 chromosome 5, whole genome shotgun sequence genome, the window GATCGGGAGTGGAGCTTGAGCTTGGGAGAGGCAGCAGCTGGCAGGGAGAGTTTGGATGAGCCGCAGCTCCCGAGGCCCAACGAGACATGGATTACTGAGGGAACGGAACACTTGGAACAGCAACACAGCAGCTGCAACATGACAGACGCTGTACTAGGTAGAATCCACAAGATGAAACCTGCAAGCGATAAATGCCCATCTGAGGCAGACGTCCCGCACCCGTAGTCTGGCCCGCCGCGCAGCTTTCAGTCAAGTGCTCGTGATTGGCCCGCAGCAAGGGCGGCGGTTGAGGCAGCCTGGGCTGCGACCACGACGACGTGTATCGCTATCAATTTGCGACGCCTCCATCACAGAAGCCGCGCCCGCCCATCTCGCTCCAATTTCCCCGCCCGACGCGCCCATCACTCGTGTCGCATGCGATGCACGTCTGCCCAAAATAATCGTGGTTGCCatcgctgctgctgctgctgttgttgttgttgttgctcCCGCCGACGTCGCGCTCGTCGCCCTGGCTCCCATCCTCCCGCACCCCCATCGCCCGCGCGCTGCAGACGCCTGGGGGATGAATACAAGCGTGTCTGCCTACACCAACCTCGAGTCGCTGCTGCTGTTCCAGTGTCTCCATGCCTATGGCGTGGCGCCCTCCGTGTTTGGCCGCATCTCCGACCTACTAAAGCAGAACCCGGACATCACCACGCACAAGTACTTCCAGCCCGGCCGCCTCAGTCCCGATGCCCTGCGCAACTTCTATCTTGAGCGCCTGAAGCGCGAACTCGAACACGAGCAAGGTTCCGATGCCGACGCCCAACATGGCCAGGTCGCAAACTCAGCAAAGAGAAAGAGGCATAGCCCAAGTCTGCCCACTGTCCAGGAGTCGCTGCAGCACCAGCACCTCATCCCGAAACTCGTCACCAAACTCTACGCCTCGTACCGTCGCGAGCTCACCGAGCAGATCAGGGCCGACGAGGAGCGCTATGAGCGATTGCAGCTCCAACTGAAGAGCATTGAGCATGGCGAGTGGGACCATCAATTGCGCGAAAAGGCAAACGGGCGCACTCCAGTGTCGTCGCGGAGTCCTACACTGCCTAGGAAGTCGCCTCATCTCGCCCAGAAGCCTTTGCAGCCAGCCCAACAGCACCCGACCCAGAGTGGACAGTCTTCACCAGTCCAGCGCAAGAAGCAGACGGCTATGCcgcaacaacaacagccGCCAGCGCAATCACCACGACTCCAGGCCTCCTCCAACTACAATGGCACACCCTATCCAAACATCTCGCCCTTTCCTCCTCCTGGACAGGCTCCTCCGAATACACAGTCTCAGCCAAGCCCCCACCCATCGCAGTCGCGGTCTCCAGCACCCGCATCTCCAGGACCCCAATATCAGTATCCCCAGGGTCTGACCTACGGACCCAATGGCGGGCCTCCGTATGGGCCTCCTGGACCGCATCCACAACATCTGCCCCCACACCAGCACTTTCCTCCACAGCAGTCGCCGGGTCCCCACTCTCCCAGCATGCACCATGCCCAACAGCAGCAGAGGGTTCATCTTCCCCACCATGGACACCAGCCGTATCCTCCCCTCCAGCCGCAAATCGCGCAACCACCGCCACAGGCAGGTTTCATGCTTCCGCCATTCCAGGTTGCGCCACAGGACCCATCACGTGTACACCATCAGCCAACTGTGCCGCCACAGTATCCTCAAGCCTCTACCCCAACCGGCACCCGGCAGCCATCAAGGCCAATTCTACAGACGCCCGGTGCTGCCAGACCAGGAGTACCACCAGTACACCCCCTTGTTACCCAGGCAAGAAACCCTCTCTCAACGCCCACAAATCTGCGCTCTCCCGTCAGTGCTCTTGGGACTCCGGTATCCGCCCGGAGCTTTTGGAAGCGGTCGAGTCTCGGTGAAGCGCCCGCCATGCACGCAAGCCCGCGTCCCGAAGTGGAGCCCCTTGACGATGTACCCCCGCTCATCCGACCAAAACAGACTCCACCAAAAGCAAAGGCGCAGCGCAAGTCAAGAGCAAAAGGCAAAGGAAAAGAAGCGGAACAGCATCACCCCACAGCAGACACTGAAACGCCACAGAGCGTCAAGCAGCCTAATGACGCAGAAGAAGATTCCATGCTAGAGCCAGAGACTCGCTCTGGACGGTCCAGGAGAAAAGCGCCTGCGAAGAGAGCAAGACCCGGCAGTATTACATCGTCACGAGCAGGTGGTTCTGTACGAGACCGAAGCAGAAGCCAGTCTATTCTCTCACATACTGATACAATAGCGGCCGATAACGAATCCCAGGCCGGGAATCGGATCAAGTCAGAGCGTGGAACCTCGGTTGAGGCCATCGAAGAGGAGGGATCCGCAGAAACGCCTTCACACATGTCTACCCGCCGACGAGGGCCCGCCGCAACATCAGCACCACTTTCCACCCGCCGAAAGCGCAATGCCCGGGAGGCTTCTTTGGATGAACAGGAAGATCACATGTTCAGTACACCAGGCCCGCCCAAGACCCTGGTTGCACCACGAAACTTTGCACGCATGACCGCGCCCATGATGTATGACATTAACTCACACAAACATGCCTCTACTTTCAACACAGCTGTCCGCGCAAAGGATGCAGAAGGCTATTACGACATCATCAAGCGCCCCACAGATCTAACCTCGATCAAAAAGGCAGTAGCTACTGGTGCGAAGCAAGTTAGCGCTGCAGCGGCTGCATCGGATAACCCGACAGGCAGCCCTGGTGGTGCTACAGGAGGCGTCGTTGAACTCCCTGTCACAGTGGACAATGTGCCTCCAAAATCCATTGTCAATGCCACACAACTGGAAAAAGAGCTCATGCGCATGTTTGTCAACGCCGTCATGTTCAACCCCGGTGAAGAGGGCGTTGTAAATGATGCAAGGGATATGTTCCAGACTGTCCAGGGCCTGGTTAGTACGTGGAGGGATGTGGAGAGGCACAGTGGACGCGTGGGGAACGAGGATACGCCGACCGTAGAAGATGATGACGCACCTACGGCGAGTAAGCGGAGGAAGATATAGCATAACCCTCGTACTGCGAAAACTCAACGCAAACAGTAGGTTAAGGAGAGATTCGGTCATCAGGTCATACTCAGAAACAGCGGGATAACCGTTGATAAATTTCACATTTGAAACATTTATTGCAATTTTTTTGGTGCCCTTTTGATTGCACATGTACTAACGTCGTTTACAAGAGAGGGGACAGGATGGAAACTAGCCTTGCTTACTCTCTTCTAACCATAGCCAAGAAGAACGGTGCCTGAACCCCTGAAGCCACAATATCGTCAATCGTTCGGCCAAATAAGTTCTTTGCGACTCCCAAACTCTGAATATTGGGTGCCAGTCGAAGCCAGACATGGGAGTCGGCGTTCCCCTCTAAAAGCAAGCCCCATCAAGCTAATTTGCACCGTTCTTGGGTACCCGGTTTTAGTAAAACAGTCGTTCTTTGTAGATGACAGGCATGTGGCTGACTAGATATCGGCGCATGTGAGCGTTGGTGAATCCAGTGCAGTCAAGGCGTTCTTGGTTGGCTAGTTAGGAGAAAGCGGGTAATGACCCGCCGATATACAAAAGCAAAGAAAGGATGGCTTTTCGAGTCTGACACGGACATCTATGCCGGGAAGCAAGGCGGACTTGGAAGGAGTGTTTTTTAGACACTTCCTCCCGTCGTCTTCTCGAAGACACGAAATATCGAGCAGGGTGTTTAGTGGGAAGTTCGGGAAAGCCTGGTCTGGACTAGTTACGTTCAATCGGAAATGTCGTCACAGAAGCAGTGACAGGGCGAGCTTCCAATTTCCAGATACCGATGGGCAAAAACATAAGCGGCATCTTGCAATGCGTCCATGGGATTCTTTCAAAACACGATATACCCCAGCCACGGATCAAAATACATACACTCCCAATCCAGTTACCCTACTCACCACAACCAGTCGAGCGAGTTACCAGGACTGTTCACCCTACCATCCGTGCCAGCAACAAAGCACCCCCCTAACCTATCAACCTCCAGCGTCCTTAGCATCTAATCCGGTAAGTCCTCGGGTAAACCCCCCTAAGCCAAACGCATCAACCTCAACACAAAAGGCGGTTCTTCATTCCAAATAGCACAGAATACGTAGGTGGCTGGCCTCAACAGGTTGAGACAAGAGGGCAGCTCCTGGCATGCGCTCGGCTGACTAGACAGCAATAGACAGCAAACTTGGACCAACAAAAACACTTTTTTGTTCAATGCATCGTTCCTCGGGACCAACACTGTCCTATCTACTCTCCGCTATCCATTCCTCGACTGAAAGACTAGCTATCTGGCCTTCCGGGCGAGGCTGCCGGTACCCGTGGCGCGGGGCTATGGGCGATACATGTTGAGAGTTTGGTAGAGGAAGTAGTGCAAACGGGGGTTGCGAATAGCGTGAGGTGTAGTGTGCTTAGTGACTAAAAACGAGCTTGGGGAGAGGAGTCATCATCTGCTGTTATATAACTTCTTTCTGGGAAGCTGGAGTTGTTGTGTCTCTATCATCACAGTCTTTTCCTCCCACTTTGCATCGTTTTGCGCTTTTGTCGATCAGCCGAGAAGATACGTTCATTTATATCTTTCTCTTATTTTTTTTTTGCTGTCTCTGTTTGAGAGTGAGCGGGTAATAAACATGGCCGTCTTCAATATGCAAACACTCGTCAGTCTTATCGGCGTCGTTTCTCTCGCATCTGCATACCGTGTCCCACCACCCACCATCACGGCGAAGGATGCGCACCAGGATTGCGATGCCTGGCATATCGCCAAAACAGGGGAATCATTTGGATCCATCGCGAACTTTTACCGGCTCAACATGGCGCAGTTCAAATCATATGTACGTTTCCAAAGCAGACAGACAAACCACATCCTTCACACTGTATACTAATGATACACGCTCAGAACCCCGCCGTATGTGTAGACACCGACACCCTCGTCATGGGCGCTTCATACTGCATCAACTACACGCCCAGCCTCCCCACACCCACAACAGCCCTAGAATGCAACAGCCTCCACTTTGTAGAAGCATACGACACATGCTTCGGCATCTCCACCATGAACAACTTGACTCTAGCACAATTCTACGCCATGAACCCCGCGCTGGATAACCGGTGCAAGAACCTGTCGTCGAACCAGTATGTTTGCGTTTCTAGCGCAGTGAAGACGCCCGAGAGGACAGAGGTTGAGGTGCCGGTAGAAATAGTTCCAGAGGTGCAGGGGCCGCCGAGGTGCTTTTTTAATATGAAACAGGCTGGGCATGCGCATTATATTTGTGTGGCGAACTGAGGAAGTTGGATGTATGTGGTTGGGGAAGAGGTTGCTGGGGTTTCGAGCGTACTTGCTGCATTGTATATGTGATTGTGAGGTGGAGGGTAGGGATAAGGAAATGGAATGGGGGGTTAAAAGCTGTTGAGGGTATGGGAGGTATGGACGGTTTTTGTAAAAAGGGTGGTAGTGGTCGTGGTACACATCTAGTCAGAATGGCTAACATGTATGCGTGGGATGATGGTGTCAATTACCATGTTATCCTCTGTGGATTACTCCCTGTGCGAATTGTCTTGGATTCATCGAGCCAATGTACACCTTGATCGTTGTTTATTTTGTAATATCAAGTTTGTAAATATTCTACACTCTGTTGCTCGAAATGAGTGAGAAACTTTATCGAAAACACCAAAGTGAATGAGAAGGAGGTGATACTGTCAATCGAATGTGATTTATATCAAATCACGAGATCTTGTAGAACTTCCGGTAGAATTAGCAGCCCTGTGTCGTTGCTTGAGCTACAGGTTAGCGGTCATACTGCCTTAAGCAACGAACTTGTTACTGAGCGGCACTACGTTAACAATGAACAGTGGTAACCTAAGGCGAAGCTCCCTCGTATCCAACCTACCTTCCTAAATCAGCAAGTGGGCCATACCCCATCTCCACGAACCCCATTTTTACACTCGGGCTCGTTCCCCCCGAAGGCGCCAATTAGCGTCATTAGCCCATAGTACCCACCCTTTACCCCGGGTTCCAGCCAAGATCACCCGCCTCGCGCTCCGCTAATTTTCCCGTGTACCTGGAAGAACTAATAGGTATAAAAGCTTATATGAAGGAATTCCTCCAGGACGAGTAACTGTGCTCGTCGCTAAGTTAAATCATGCGTCGCCTCGCTCTAACAACAACCACGGCGCTCTTGCTGTTGTTGGAGAGCACAAGCGCCTTCCTCCAAGCCAGCCAAAATGCCACAAGTCTAACACTTTCTAACGACCGCCTCGTAGCTTCCGTGAGTAAAAGTCGGGGATACATCAGCGTTCTCACGCTCGATGGCCAGAATTTGCTAGGTTCAGAATCTGGAGATAATACGGGTATAGGTCCATACCTGGATTGCTACTGTACACCAGCCGGCTTCTGGACACCTGGACGAGGAAAAAACGTCCAATACCAGCTCTTCAATGGCACAGACTCCACAAGCACACCCTACGGTGGCATCAGCATGGGCGAGACGTATGCGCTTACGGGACAAAGGTTGGAACAGTACTGGTTTCTACGGGAAGGAGAGACTGGACTACACACGTTTAGTCGGTTGGTTTACGACAATAAGACAACCCCTTTTCTGCGTAATCTACAGGAATTTCGAACTTTGTTCAGACCGAATCATGATCCACCGCTCTTCACGCACTTTGTTGCAAACGAGCAGTTTGCGGCGCCGAGGCCGGATACAACGGGCCAAGTTGTCGTGCAAGACGCAACGTGGAAGCTGGCGAATGATCAGGATGCGTATGTAAAAGGGGTAGGGGAGTACTTTACAAAGTACACGTTCCAGGATACTTGGCGTAACCACCGCGCTCACGGCATGTGGGCTGATGGCAGTGGGAGCAAGAACGGTACTACGTATGGCGCCTGGCTCGTCCACAACACAGTCGAAACGTACTTTAACGGTCCCGTACATTCGGATCTCGTCGTCGATGGTATCGTGTACAACTACATGGTCAGCAACCACCACGGCGACCAAACACCAAATATAACCGACGGGTTTGACCGTACCTTTGGGCCCCAATACTTCCACTTCAACGCCGGTGGTTCACTGGAAGAACTCAGAGATGATGCCTCACAGTACGGTCTCCAGCCTGACTGGAACGCCGCCTTCTACGATTCAATCGCACACCACGTACCTAATCTCGTTCCTACTTCGCAACGTGGCACTTTCAACGCAACCATCCGCCTCCCCTCTGGCGCTGAAAACGCAATCGCCATCCTAACAGCCAGCGGCCACGACTTCCAAGACAACGTCTTCGACCCCACCGCCTACCAATACTGGACCGAGATCCCTCTTGttacaaacaccacctctcaaCACATCACCATCCCCCGTGTAAAGGCAGGAAGCTACCGCCTAACCATCTATGCCACTTCCATCTTCGGCGACTACACCCACGACAACATCACCATCACGCCCGGCGCCACAACCTCCCTCTCCAACCTAACATGGGCCCCCGACTCAGCGGGTAAAGAACTCTTCCGCATCGGCACTCCAGATAAATCCTCGGGCGAATACCTCCACGGCACCACAGCCTCACCCACACACCCGTTGCTAACAGAAGAATACCGTCTATACTGGGCGGCCTACGACTACATCACTGATTTCCCAAACGGTGTAACGTATCGCGTAGGCCACGATGATGTTTCCACGGCGCTGAATTACGTCCATTGGGCTGTGTATGGTGGGAAAGCGAATTCAGAGCGGCCGGTGTCAGTGCCAGAGCACCAGTATAATTGGACGATATTGTTTGAGGTGAGTGAGGAGGAGGTGCGAGGGAAGGACACGGCGACTTTTACGGTGCAGCTGGCAGGGGCGAAGACGGCGGCGGGTAATACGGATGTTTTTAATGCGACGGAGAGGTGGGCGGATTTGCCGTTGGGCGTGGCGGTTAATGGGGTGGATTTAGTGCCGTGGGTTATTCCGTAAgttctcttctctttctaGTGGGTTCAGGGGCAAGGCGTGCTTGAGCGGTTGAATCATAGTGTCCATGTTATTATACTAACGTGAGCCAGGCACTATCAATCATCCTCTTGTGCCGTGCGCTCGGCTGTGATATGTTACAATCTGGCTCACAAATTCACCTTTGACGCATCTATACTCAAATCAGGGGAGGAAAACAGCATCATCCTTAGTCTGCCGTACAACGGGACAAACTATGAAAgtgcgctgctgccagaGTCGGTGTATGTGCAGTATGATGCGATGAGATTGGAGGTCGAGTAGATAACAAGAATCAAGCACCACACTAAAAAACAAGAGTACATGTTTTGAACTTGATGATATTGTGGGATAGAAGATAATGGTAAGAGAACAATGCCTAGATAATTGGCGGGTTCTCCTTTGGATATCTGGTTGATTTATAACGACTCCGTCATGTTTTAAATATGGACCCATTTCAAGCAACTTCCTCAACCATCCTACCACTAAATGGCTTCTGAGCCCCCTTTTGCAAGTCACCTGTAAAAAGGTTTCCTACAGGCGCCTGTAGCCACTCATCCGGAACAGCGAGTTGGGTACCCTTTGCGTTTTGGATGTAGCGTACGAAGAGCGGGTTTGCTCGCTCGGGTTCTGGCTCCTCTTCCTGgccatcttcgtcttgcAGGGCTTTGCGGCCGCGTTTCGGGGGTTGTTTCTTGAGCAAGCGGTTGATGGTGTCGAGCTGGAAATGATAGTTAGTACATGTAGCAGAAGATATTGTACGAGTCTTGGAGTAAACGTACCTTTTCCTCCTCGTTCCTCTTTTCACTCAAGTTCTTCCTACGTCTGGCCATCTCTGCTCTACGCATGGCGTGTTCTTCGGCCGTGAGATGCTTCTTCTTTTGTGCCTCGTTGGACAGGGCGAGCAGTGTGCCGTCGCCTTCCTCTGTAACCAACGCTCGCTGTCGCTTTGTCATCTTGCTCACATCGGGTGTCTGGTCGCGGCTGAGGTCCTCATCGCTATCCATGTCCTCATCCATATCACCACCAGGTGCTACGCCCATTTCGTCGTCCTCTTCGCCCTCGGCATCTTCATCCTCACCCTCtgcgtcttcttcttcgagATCAGAATCGGGGTCGCTGaggtcgtcgtcgtcgtcatcgtccaTGGCCATCTCCTTGGCTTCTACCCGATCTTGGGCCTTTGTAAGTTTTATTGCGGGGGCTGGCTTGACGGGTATGCCCCGATTGGCGTTGACGGTAATGCGCGGTGCTGGCGTATCCTCCatgtcgtcgtcctcgtcaCCCTCTGCGTCCatgtcgtcgtcctcgtcgCCCTCTGCGTCTACGTCGTTCTCGTCCGAGTCGTCATCGTCGACGTCCATGGCATCGACCTCCTCGGCGtcatcctcttcctcctcatcctcgctGTCCACTTCCCGCACCACGCGACTGCTCCTAGAGGCACGCTTGCCCGCGACGATGTTCTGCCTGCTGACGCCTGCCTTTGGTGCGGCTCCGCCCGTGGCTTGTCTTAGTTTGTTGGGCGAAGATTTTACAGTGAGGTGGATCGACTGGCGTGTCTCCTCGGGCGAGGAGCGTTGTATGACGGCAGCGGCGGGCGACTGGTTCGCTGTTCCGCGGCGAGGGCGGGTCGAGGAGGCTGTGGGAACGGCACTGGGAGCGGTTAGAGCTTGAGGAGCTGCGCGAGACCGAAGACGAGGCATGGTGGTGAGAGGTGGTCAAGTAAAGGGTCAATATCACAAAGGGCTGCGACGGCGTGCTGAAGACGGGCTGTGTCGGGGGGTGCAGGCGTGGTACAAAGGTGGTTGTGAAATTCAGGCGCTCTCGGCTTGGGTGGTTGTAAGAGCTCCCCGTGCGTGTTTGTCTCGCCGCTGGGTCGGCGATAGGAGCTATCCGTCGTACAGTCAGCCACATACCTGCTGTTTCCTCTTCCATCCCATCCATCCTCAGACTCGTCATACTCGGTGCTTATGCGTCGCATCCGTTTAGCCGCGCGGTCGGCCATGATCGCCTTTGGATTGAGAACGTCAGTGAGACTATTGACTGGGTCCAATTGAGAGTTGCGACGAATCAACGCGTCTTGAATAACTTTACGTGTGCTGTCTCAGACCGCAGATGGAGATTCGGGGCATCTTCCCCAGATCTAGTCCCAAAGCAGCTAGCGTACTACATTTAGCATATGTGAACGCTTTAGATATGCTCGCCATCCAAAACCAAGATTAATCCATTTTACTTCACGTAtgcttggtgttgttgttttCAACAGATGTAGTGGATTAACGGACTATCTCGTTTTAATATTTATACGAGCTTCTCCCTCCCTTAACCGAGGCTCTTCTTGACAATCTCCTCCAAGCTCTCACTCGGCACACCCAGCTTCTCATTCCATAAGCCTTGAGATACAAAGTTACCTAGCTCCTCCTCCTTGCCATATGTAGCGCCTAGAATCAGGGGAACAAGGCCCGAAAAGTCTCCCTTCTGAAGCTTGCCACGTCCATCCGCAATGAGGTCCTTGGTGCTGACATTGTTGACGGTCCACTTTGCGCCCGTGACCTTCTCGATCGCGGCGAGGATTTCCTTCTGCGACGCTTGCACCTCACTGACGTAGACGTATTGGTTCTTGGTTAGGTCCTCCTTCTCGAGCGCCTTGACGGTTGCGAGACCAATCTTGCGGAGAGTAGTATTTGAGACAGTGGCTTCACCATTGTCGTATAGAGTGGCTGTCTTGGAAGCAGCATCGAAGCCTAGGAAACCAGTCTTCAGGCCCCAGTCCAAGAAGGGACCAGTGACGATAGATGTCCAACTGATTTCCTTCTCCTTGTTCTTGAGATAATTGACTGCGCCAATCTTAGCCTCAAAGACAGGCACGATAGCACGGATCCTTGCGTCAAGTGTGTTGCTTCCATACTCCGAGGGGATGAAGCGCTGCACACCTGCGGCAATGGCGGCATCAATCAACTTATTCTGATCGCCAAGCCCCATGCCGCCAACAAGAGAGACGACAGCATCCTGGCCTTTGAAAGCATCTTTCAGACTGTCTGCCGAATCATAGTCTGCTTTGATGACCTTCACGCCAGATGGAAAGGTCGCGGCAGAGCTTTGGCGCGAAAGAACTGTCGTGTTGAAGGAGGATTCCTTTAGGAAAACATCCAGAATTGCGGGTCCTAGGTTTCCACTCGCCTGACTGTTTTTAGTTACAAGATCTTAAGTCATGTGAAAGAGACATACTCCGACGATGATGACATTCTTGATAGCCATATTGGGTGAGTGATGGTTTGAATCGTATTTACGAAGTGTCTTGATGTAATGCGGAGACTGATTGATGGGACGATAGAATACTTGCTGTCTTCCTACAAGTAAGGTACATAGGACTATATGTACCAAACAAAGACGTGATCTTGCATGGCTATGATGCGGCTATAGGGCCCCACATTATTCTCATACACTGCTGCTTTGAAATCGCGCTCTCCCAAGGCACCTATTCATAAGCTAAACTTGGCCCCAGAACTTGAGAGTATCCGGTTCCGGTACTTTAACTTTGGCAGGAACGCGCAGTAGTCAGCCGTCGACTGGAAGGCCTGGTTTCACTCTGAAGTAGACGGGCCGAGTCACGTTCGCCCATGAGTGTTTACGATAGCTTCGGAATGTGCCCCGCAATCATGACAAAGCTACCGCCGAAGATACCGTGAATTGTCCCGAGTTCATACAGCAGGTCCATGTCGAGGTTGGGTTTCACGCGTCCCTAGCTTTCTTGTTGGGTTGGGAGCATGATGTTGGGGTAATGGAGGGGCTGCTGAGCAAATCAAACGGAAGCGCGCCGTCCACCGCGCTAACTGGCTGTTGGCTTCTATACCAGACCTCTACTATTACATTCCTCCGCACATTGTTTCACACCGAGACATCAGATCTACATTCGGTGGTACAGATCATCAATGGTATCATCTACACTGCTTCCTAAGTGGAGTACCCGCATGGCCATCCAACAGCGTTATTCTTCATCATCAAGATTCAACCGGGACTCTATGATTCCCCACTTTTCCAGCTGTATGAGCAGCTCTAGTGGATCCTCCGCGTTCCAAGCACTGATCTCCCATTCCGTGCGGTTCCGTCCGAAGCCTTTGTCGTAGACTGCTGGAATCTTCTCAATAGTCCACACGATACACCGCTGCGATGCATTCAGCTGGCGGAGGTATTCGCGAACTTTCATCAAAGCATCATTAGTGCCCATCTTCCGCACCGTGTTCACTGATGCCACCATGTACGACCCTGGACATTTCGTATTGAGCTGCACGTGCGAATGGAAGTTATCAATGTCTGCTATGATGGTCTGATAAGCATCCTTGCTGAGGCCAAGCGTATCCATTTCAGGCGTATGTGGAGGATAAATTGGATGGCGGAATCCAAAGCGCACTATCCTCAGCCTCGATCCATTTTCTGTCGTCTTACGACATTCTAATCTTCGATTGTGCTCATACCTAGTCCGGTTGACGGTACTAGGTGTTCGCTCCTTCCAAGCTCGGGTACCGCGCGCCTCGAGCAAGTCTTTCTTCAGTGTGGCATTGGCATATTCTAGCCTCTTGTTCACGAACGGATCATCTTCCTTTTCGACCATGTACTTGGCGTAAGTGGTGCATCGCGTTCGTGAATTGATGCTAGCTCTCATCCAGGCTCGAAAGTATGGGTCCACGCCATAGCGATCAACATTGGCGTTCATAATACGCCACTTGTGGGATGGGATAGCGTTGGGCCAGAGAGCACAGGGTCTCGAGCGATCTCGAATTTGTGATTGTTGATGGTGGTAGTCATGACCGCGCATGCATTTAGTTGTCATGGTCGTCGCAGATACTGACTGGCGCTCAAGTCTCGGTCGGGGCGTTTGCTCGTACTTTGCAAGTGGAAAGACATTAATGAAAGACAGTCGTTGCCCCATACGCGTTCCGGATTTCTCTACTGGTCCAGATACCCGCGTCTCTCGTCGAGCCTGCTCTTGTCTCACATG encodes:
- a CDS encoding Bromodomain multi-domain protein, whose protein sequence is MLEPETRSGRSRRKAPAKRARPGSITSSRAGGSVRDRSRSQSILSHTDTIAADNESQAGNRIKSERGTSVEAIEEEGSAETPSHMSTRRRGPAATSAPLSTRRKRNAREASLDEQEDHMFSTPGPPKTLVAPRNFARMTAPMMYDINSHKHASTFNTAVRAKDAEGYYDIIKRPTDLTSIKKAVATGAKQVSAAAAASDNPTGSPGGATGGVVELPVTVDNVPPKSIVNATQLEKELMRMFVNAVMFNPGEEGVVNDARDMFQTVQGLVSTWRDVERHSGRVGNEDTPTVEDDDAPTASKRRKI
- a CDS encoding LysM domain containing protein — its product is MQTLVSLIGVVSLASAYRVPPPTITAKDAHQDCDAWHIAKTGESFGSIANFYRLNMAQFKSYNPAVCVDTDTLVMGASYCINYTPSLPTPTTALECNSLHFVEAYDTCFGISTMNNLTLAQFYAMNPALDNRCKNLSSNQYVCVSSAVKTPERTEVEVPVEIVPEVQGPPRCFFNMKQAGHAHYICVAN
- a CDS encoding Tymo-45kd-70kd multi-domain protein, whose amino-acid sequence is MRRLALTTTTALLLLLESTSAFLQASQNATSLTLSNDRLVASVSKSRGYISVLTLDGQNLLGSESGDNTGIGPYLDCYCTPAGFWTPGRGKNVQYQLFNGTDSTSTPYGGISMGETYALTGQRLEQYWFLREGETGLHTFSRLVYDNKTTPFLRNLQEFRTLFRPNHDPPLFTHFVANEQFAAPRPDTTGQVVVQDATWKLANDQDAYVKGVGEYFTKYTFQDTWRNHRAHGMWADGSGSKNGTTYGAWLVHNTVETYFNGPVHSDLVVDGIVYNYMVSNHHGDQTPNITDGFDRTFGPQYFHFNAGGSLEELRDDASQYGLQPDWNAAFYDSIAHHVPNLVPTSQRGTFNATIRLPSGAENAIAILTASGHDFQDNVFDPTAYQYWTEIPLVTNTTSQHITIPRVKAGSYRLTIYATSIFGDYTHDNITITPGATTSLSNLTWAPDSAGKELFRIGTPDKSSGEYLHGTTASPTHPLLTEEYRLYWAAYDYITDFPNGVTYRVGHDDVSTALNYVHWAVYGGKANSERPVSVPEHQYNWTILFEVSEEEVRGKDTATFTVQLAGAKTAAGNTDVFNATERWADLPLGVAVNGVDLVPWVIPHYQSSSCAVRSAVICYNLAHKFTFDASILKSGEENSIILSLPYNGTNYESALLPESVYVQYDAMRLEVE
- a CDS encoding PAPA-1 domain containing protein, with translation MADRAAKRMRRISTEYDESEDGWDGRGNSSAVPTASSTRPRRGTANQSPAAAVIQRSSPEETRQSIHLTVKSSPNKLRQATGGAAPKAGVSRQNIVAGKRASRSSRVAQDRVEAKEMAMDDDDDDDLSDPDSDLEEEDAEGEDEDAEGEEDDEMGVAPGGDMDEDMDSDEDLSRDQTPDVSKMTKRQRALVTEEGDGTLLALSNEAQKKKHLTAEEHAMRRAEMARRRKNLSEKRNEEEKLDTINRLLKKQPPKRGRKALQDEDGQEEEPEPERANPLFVRYIQNAKGTQLAVPDEWLQAPVGNLFTGDLQKGAQKPFSGRMVEEVA
- a CDS encoding NmrA multi-domain protein, whose translation is MAIKNVIIVGASGNLGPAILDVFLKESSFNTTVLSRQSSAATFPSGVKVIKADYDSADSLKDAFKGQDAVVSLVGGMGLGDQNKLIDAAIAAGVQRFIPSEYGSNTLDARIRAIVPVFEAKIGAVNYLKNKEKEISWTSIVTGPFLDWGLKTGFLGFDAASKTATLYDNGEATVSNTTLRKIGLATVKALEKEDLTKNQYVYVSEVQASQKEILAAIEKVTGAKWTVNNVSTKDLIADGRGKLQKGDFSGLVPLILGATYGKEEELGNFVSQGLWNEKLGVPSESLEEIVKKSLG